A genomic region of Gemmata massiliana contains the following coding sequences:
- the mqnC gene encoding cyclic dehypoxanthinyl futalosine synthase, which produces MNTIDHILAKAVEGTRLTPDEGLALFACRDLHKLGRAAHAVTMRLHPEPYRTFNIDRNINYTNVCAAVCDFCAFYRKSADSDAYVLSREELYKKIEETIALGGDQVLMQGGMHPSLKLEWYEELLRDLKARFPTVNLHAFSPPEIWHFHKINKLPLETVLGRLKDAGLGSLPGGGGEILVDRVRKELTKGKALASEWLEVCRVWHKLGGKGTCTMMFGHIETDAERIEHLTRLRDLQDETGGFTAFICWTMQPGHKMADFPEMGAFEYLRTQAISRLYLDNIPNIQSSWVTQGGKIGQVALFFGANDMGSLMIEENVVASAGTVHYLTLEEIKRSIREAGWEPRQRNVFYQLIDEKPVPHSEPRPTGGSAQVPHTSLPVLN; this is translated from the coding sequence ATGAACACCATTGACCACATTCTCGCGAAGGCCGTCGAAGGCACGCGCCTGACGCCTGACGAGGGGCTGGCCCTGTTCGCGTGCCGCGACCTGCACAAGCTCGGCCGGGCCGCGCACGCGGTCACGATGCGGCTGCACCCGGAACCGTACCGCACGTTCAATATTGATCGGAACATCAACTACACCAACGTGTGCGCTGCGGTGTGCGACTTCTGCGCGTTCTACCGCAAGTCGGCCGATTCCGACGCTTACGTTCTGTCGCGCGAGGAGTTGTACAAGAAGATCGAGGAAACCATCGCGCTGGGCGGCGATCAGGTGCTCATGCAGGGCGGGATGCACCCGTCGCTCAAGCTCGAATGGTACGAGGAACTGCTCCGCGACCTGAAGGCGCGATTCCCAACGGTAAATCTTCACGCCTTCAGTCCGCCGGAAATCTGGCACTTTCACAAGATCAACAAGTTGCCGCTCGAAACTGTTTTGGGTCGCTTGAAGGACGCGGGCCTCGGTTCGCTCCCGGGCGGCGGCGGCGAGATCCTCGTGGATCGCGTGCGGAAGGAACTCACGAAGGGCAAGGCGCTCGCGTCCGAGTGGCTCGAAGTGTGCCGCGTGTGGCACAAGCTCGGCGGCAAGGGCACCTGTACGATGATGTTCGGCCACATCGAAACGGACGCCGAGCGCATCGAGCACCTGACGCGGCTCCGCGACCTTCAGGACGAAACCGGCGGGTTCACGGCGTTCATTTGCTGGACCATGCAGCCCGGCCACAAGATGGCCGACTTCCCTGAAATGGGCGCGTTCGAGTACCTCCGCACCCAGGCCATTAGCCGGCTGTACCTCGACAACATCCCGAACATTCAGTCGTCCTGGGTCACGCAGGGCGGGAAGATCGGGCAGGTCGCGCTCTTCTTCGGTGCCAACGACATGGGCTCGCTCATGATCGAGGAGAACGTGGTCGCGTCTGCGGGGACGGTCCACTACCTCACGCTCGAAGAGATCAAGCGCAGCATCCGCGAAGCCGGCTGGGAGCCGCGCCAGCGGAACGTCTTCTACCAACTGATCGACGAGAAACCCGTCCCGCACAGCGAACCGCGCCCCACCGGGGGCAGCGCCCAAGTTCCACACACGTCATTGCCGGTATTGAACTGA
- a CDS encoding BON domain-containing protein — protein sequence MRGLKTWAWAVVIAGATASPAFSQNTSGTTSGGNTSSGTTSSGSSNTSSLGSTLGSSLGSSSLTGSSSAIQTVTAPDPPSAPTGNAASSSAKSNFLSGYYANPYYQGINNKSSTTPGGFGSTTFSSTGSGSTSTGRTTGTGTRGTQNTTNQSGILIQLPVQIHYAAQMRFPTPPVPAIKLQTDLRGIIDAGGLSNSKSVQVLADGNNNVTLRGTVKDDEEARLVEGLVRLTPGVGGITNELTFPVASK from the coding sequence GTGCGCGGACTCAAAACTTGGGCGTGGGCAGTTGTGATCGCGGGCGCCACGGCGTCCCCCGCGTTCTCGCAAAATACGAGCGGCACTACGAGCGGGGGTAACACAAGTAGCGGCACCACAAGCTCCGGTAGCTCCAACACCAGCAGCCTCGGAAGCACTCTTGGCAGCAGCCTGGGGAGCAGCAGCCTGACCGGATCGTCATCGGCGATTCAAACGGTCACGGCCCCGGACCCGCCCAGTGCCCCGACCGGGAACGCGGCCAGTTCGTCCGCAAAATCAAACTTCCTCTCGGGTTACTACGCGAACCCGTACTACCAGGGCATCAACAACAAGTCGAGCACTACCCCGGGCGGCTTCGGTTCGACCACTTTCAGTAGCACGGGGTCAGGCTCGACCAGCACGGGCCGAACGACGGGTACCGGTACCCGCGGCACGCAGAACACCACGAACCAGAGCGGCATCCTGATCCAGCTCCCGGTACAGATCCATTACGCCGCTCAGATGCGGTTCCCTACGCCGCCGGTTCCGGCGATCAAACTGCAAACGGACCTTCGCGGGATCATCGACGCGGGCGGTCTTTCCAACTCGAAGAGCGTGCAAGTTCTCGCGGACGGCAACAATAACGTCACCCTCCGTGGCACGGTGAAAGACGACGAAGAGGCCCGGCTCGTCGAGGGGCTCGTGCGATTGACGCCCGGTGTCGGCGGCATCACGAACGAACTCACGTTCCCGGTCGCGAGCAAGTAA
- a CDS encoding alpha/beta hydrolase: MRRWLAAPVAFAVAIGLSSLHVAPVKAQPKGEAPVEESFLTADGVQLKGLFHATNKDAATAPVVVLLYPPGPDRDMTKGDWAGLAGRLNEAGYHVFRFDWRGHGKSTDIKDPKKFWNNPFLNGGSVNFNGYIKGGPPKKPLKNDLYYKDLSPTRAERYLPAYLNDLAAVRVHLDSKNDNKTLNTSSIYLIGTGDATTLGLGWLATEWARPAVYPKEGQLGVGVPSYDFVPQGLVGQFAEGGHDIAGAVWISPNRPTPISESATKKWISTYAPKVRENNPMLFLYADKDKAGKTQSEFFYNEVLVGDPRRAKAFNLSPIERTFIKEVKGGSTLSGVKLLDNNAELKVHDTIIQFMAAIQKDRAKLPSKNRNYNTPYFVNVQSFGFASTP, encoded by the coding sequence ATGCGACGCTGGTTAGCTGCCCCGGTTGCGTTCGCCGTAGCAATCGGGCTTTCGTCCCTGCACGTGGCCCCGGTCAAGGCCCAACCCAAGGGCGAGGCGCCGGTCGAAGAGTCGTTTCTCACCGCGGACGGGGTGCAACTGAAGGGGCTGTTCCACGCCACCAACAAGGACGCGGCTACGGCGCCGGTGGTGGTCCTCCTGTACCCGCCCGGCCCGGACCGGGACATGACGAAGGGGGACTGGGCCGGGCTCGCGGGGCGGCTCAACGAGGCCGGGTACCACGTGTTCCGGTTCGACTGGCGCGGGCACGGCAAGAGTACGGATATTAAAGACCCGAAGAAGTTTTGGAACAACCCGTTCCTGAACGGGGGCAGCGTCAATTTCAACGGGTACATCAAGGGCGGACCGCCGAAGAAGCCGCTCAAGAACGACCTGTATTACAAAGACCTGAGCCCGACGCGGGCCGAACGCTACCTCCCCGCGTACCTGAACGACCTGGCCGCGGTCCGCGTCCACCTCGACTCGAAGAACGACAACAAAACTCTGAACACCAGTTCGATCTATCTGATCGGTACCGGGGACGCGACGACCCTGGGACTGGGCTGGCTCGCGACCGAGTGGGCGCGCCCGGCGGTGTACCCGAAGGAGGGGCAGTTGGGGGTGGGTGTGCCCAGTTACGATTTCGTGCCGCAAGGACTCGTCGGGCAGTTCGCGGAGGGCGGGCACGACATCGCCGGCGCCGTGTGGATCAGCCCCAACCGCCCGACCCCGATCTCCGAATCGGCCACCAAGAAGTGGATCAGCACCTACGCCCCCAAGGTCCGTGAGAACAACCCGATGTTGTTCCTCTACGCCGACAAGGACAAGGCCGGGAAGACCCAGAGCGAGTTCTTCTACAACGAGGTACTGGTGGGCGACCCGCGCCGGGCCAAGGCGTTTAACCTCTCCCCGATCGAGCGGACGTTCATCAAGGAAGTGAAGGGCGGGAGCACGCTGAGCGGCGTGAAACTGCTCGACAACAACGCCGAATTGAAGGTGCACGACACCATCATCCAGTTCATGGCCGCGATCCAGAAGGACCGGGCCAAACTGCCGTCGAAGAACCGCAACTACAACACCCCGTACTTCGTCAACGTCCAGAGTTTCGGCTTCGCTTCGACCCCGTGA
- a CDS encoding sugar phosphate isomerase/epimerase family protein translates to MQLGFVSAILADQSLEQVLAFAADEGFSCVELMCWPPGRADRRYAGVTHLDVTNFTDEAAASVQDLLRIHRVNISALGYYPNPLDPDPAHRAHVCDHLINVIRAAAKLGVGVVNTFIGRDPAGTVNANFDLVKQVWPRVLDEAREAGVRLGIEHCPMLFSENEWPGGKNVAISPALWRRLFDTFPDAPLGLNFDPSHLIWQFIDCGRAVREFGSRIVHVHAKDERIDSARLYDVGVLGLGWHVPKLPGLGDVKWGEFFAALTDVGYTGPVCIEVEDRAYEGSLAERQRALRQSRKFLEQFIG, encoded by the coding sequence ATGCAACTCGGCTTCGTATCGGCGATCCTGGCCGACCAGTCACTCGAACAGGTGCTGGCGTTCGCGGCGGACGAGGGGTTCTCGTGCGTCGAGCTAATGTGCTGGCCCCCGGGCCGGGCCGACCGGCGGTACGCGGGCGTCACGCACCTGGACGTCACAAATTTCACCGACGAGGCCGCCGCGAGCGTGCAGGATCTGCTCCGGATCCACCGGGTGAACATCTCCGCGCTGGGCTACTACCCGAACCCGCTCGACCCGGACCCCGCGCACCGGGCGCACGTCTGCGATCACCTGATTAACGTGATCCGGGCCGCGGCGAAGCTCGGCGTGGGCGTGGTGAACACGTTCATCGGGCGCGACCCGGCTGGTACGGTGAACGCGAATTTCGACCTCGTTAAACAGGTGTGGCCCCGCGTACTGGACGAGGCGCGCGAGGCGGGTGTGCGGCTCGGGATCGAGCACTGCCCGATGCTGTTCAGCGAGAACGAGTGGCCCGGCGGTAAGAACGTCGCGATCAGCCCGGCACTCTGGCGGCGCCTGTTCGATACGTTCCCGGACGCCCCCCTCGGGCTGAACTTCGACCCGTCGCACCTGATCTGGCAGTTCATCGATTGCGGGCGCGCCGTGCGCGAGTTCGGGTCGCGCATCGTTCACGTTCACGCGAAGGACGAGCGCATCGATTCCGCCCGGCTCTACGACGTGGGCGTTTTGGGGCTGGGGTGGCACGTACCAAAGCTGCCCGGGCTGGGGGACGTCAAGTGGGGCGAGTTCTTCGCCGCGCTGACGGACGTGGGGTACACCGGGCCGGTGTGCATCGAGGTCGAGGACCGGGCCTACGAGGGCTCGCTCGCCGAGCGCCAGCGCGCGCTCCGTCAGAGTCGCAAGTTTCTCGAACAATTCATCGGTTAG
- a CDS encoding DUF1559 family PulG-like putative transporter — MNRRVTIIGAGLLVLVVAGVAIPFIMKARLKANLAASQNNLRELALFAAHNAKPDPKNDKRKLLTEIPAGTIPLYGTPPEDRLSWVVGVIPGMDQRRVNSEQLLSAIDRTKPWNADTNQQAARTRLPVLLCPENLPEVLPGSPAITCYVGISGLGANAAALPIDSPHAGAMRYDAPTPFDRISDGLSQTLLFAETRNEFGPWLRGGPSTVRGLDNAPGAPALIGTDGQFGGYFPGIAHFAMCDGSVRAFTANVDPRVLYGLSTIAGKNTDPVPGE, encoded by the coding sequence ATGAACCGTCGGGTCACCATCATCGGCGCGGGGCTGCTCGTTCTCGTTGTAGCGGGCGTGGCGATCCCGTTCATCATGAAGGCGCGGTTGAAGGCGAACCTGGCCGCGTCGCAGAACAATTTGCGGGAACTCGCACTTTTCGCCGCGCACAACGCGAAGCCGGACCCGAAGAACGACAAACGCAAGCTCCTCACGGAGATCCCCGCTGGCACCATTCCCTTGTACGGTACGCCACCAGAAGACCGACTCAGTTGGGTCGTGGGCGTGATTCCGGGCATGGACCAGCGCCGGGTGAACTCAGAGCAACTTCTGAGTGCTATCGACCGCACGAAACCCTGGAACGCGGACACGAACCAACAAGCGGCGCGCACGCGGCTCCCGGTTCTCCTGTGCCCTGAAAATTTGCCCGAAGTGCTCCCCGGTTCCCCTGCGATCACTTGTTATGTGGGAATCAGCGGACTCGGCGCGAATGCAGCCGCACTACCCATCGATTCTCCGCACGCGGGCGCGATGCGATACGACGCCCCCACGCCGTTCGATCGCATTTCTGACGGCCTGAGCCAAACTCTGCTGTTCGCCGAAACGCGGAACGAGTTTGGCCCGTGGCTCCGCGGTGGTCCCTCGACGGTTCGTGGGCTGGACAACGCCCCCGGCGCTCCGGCGCTCATTGGGACGGACGGGCAGTTCGGTGGGTATTTCCCGGGTATCGCGCATTTCGCCATGTGCGACGGGAGCGTGCGAGCGTTCACAGCGAATGTGGACCCGCGCGTGCTGTACGGCCTGAGTACCATTGCAGGTAAGAACACCGATCCCGTACCGGGCGAGTGA
- a CDS encoding ABC transporter ATP-binding protein produces MIEVRDLSKWFRGPNGQRVTAVDAVRFTVHPGEVFGLLGPNGAGKTTTLRMLCTVLRPSDGTATVAGHDVVSDPGEVRRHVGFLSANTGVYDRMTAWELVEYYGRLHQVPPEELYPRMEELFTTLQMTNFRDTRGGKLSTGMKQKLSIARALVNDPPVLIFDEPTAGLDVLVQRAVLDSIKRLRGRGKTIIFSTHIMREVEKLCDRVAVMAKGRVIVCGTLNELREMYKQDDLEELFFDLVS; encoded by the coding sequence ATGATCGAAGTACGCGACCTGTCGAAGTGGTTCCGTGGGCCGAACGGTCAGCGCGTCACCGCGGTCGATGCCGTGCGCTTCACGGTTCACCCCGGTGAAGTGTTCGGGCTGCTCGGTCCCAACGGGGCCGGAAAAACGACCACGCTGCGGATGCTCTGCACCGTGCTCAGGCCCTCGGACGGGACCGCGACCGTCGCGGGGCACGACGTCGTCTCGGACCCGGGCGAGGTGCGGCGCCACGTCGGGTTCCTCTCCGCGAACACCGGCGTGTACGACCGCATGACCGCGTGGGAACTGGTCGAATACTACGGCCGGTTGCACCAGGTGCCGCCCGAGGAACTGTACCCGCGGATGGAGGAGCTGTTCACCACGCTCCAGATGACGAACTTCCGCGACACCCGCGGCGGTAAGCTCAGCACGGGCATGAAGCAGAAGCTCTCGATCGCTCGGGCGCTCGTCAACGATCCGCCCGTGCTGATCTTCGACGAGCCGACGGCGGGCCTGGATGTGCTCGTTCAGCGGGCGGTGCTGGACAGCATCAAGCGCCTCCGCGGGCGCGGGAAAACGATCATCTTCTCCACGCACATCATGCGCGAAGTGGAGAAACTGTGCGACCGCGTCGCGGTGATGGCAAAGGGGCGAGTGATCGTCTGTGGTACGCTCAACGAACTGCGCGAGATGTACAAACAGGACGACTTGGAAGAACTGTTCTTTGATCTGGTGTCTTGA
- a CDS encoding DUF6677 family protein — MASSPTNDPPLPPVTLDPIAGLLSYIIPGLGQIYQGRVGKGLLFFGGLYLLFFYGMWMGQWRNVWLPDTEDLPAVAFAGTDMPGAAKAISYRPQFLGQVWIGAAAWPGVYQYIAFDKAKDEGPIFGKFQRMPDEKELNDLQRNGNKRWDLGWVYTVIAGVLNLLVIYDAFAGPMFRDPPSDWVGDEHEEAYTAAPRTPVPAAPPPPPVATVPSFKPPAPPVEAPAPPVPPTAQGGA; from the coding sequence ATGGCGTCTTCGCCGACGAACGATCCGCCGCTCCCGCCGGTCACACTCGACCCGATCGCCGGCCTACTCAGCTACATCATCCCCGGCCTCGGCCAGATCTACCAGGGGCGCGTGGGGAAGGGGCTGCTGTTCTTCGGCGGGCTTTACCTCCTGTTCTTCTACGGCATGTGGATGGGCCAGTGGCGGAACGTGTGGCTACCCGACACAGAAGACCTACCGGCAGTTGCGTTCGCCGGGACCGACATGCCCGGTGCCGCCAAAGCGATCTCGTACCGCCCGCAGTTCCTCGGCCAGGTCTGGATCGGTGCCGCCGCGTGGCCCGGGGTGTACCAGTACATCGCGTTCGATAAGGCGAAGGACGAGGGACCGATCTTCGGCAAGTTTCAGCGGATGCCCGACGAAAAGGAACTGAACGACCTCCAGCGCAACGGCAACAAGCGCTGGGACTTGGGTTGGGTGTACACGGTGATCGCGGGCGTGCTGAACTTGCTCGTGATCTACGATGCGTTTGCGGGTCCGATGTTCCGCGACCCACCATCCGATTGGGTCGGCGACGAGCACGAGGAAGCCTACACTGCGGCCCCTCGCACTCCCGTACCAGCCGCACCGCCACCACCGCCGGTTGCGACCGTGCCCTCGTTCAAGCCTCCCGCGCCTCCCGTTGAAGCTCCCGCGCCGCCTGTCCCGCCCACCGCACAAGGAGGCGCGTAA
- a CDS encoding menaquinone biosynthetic enzyme MqnA/MqnD family protein has translation MSTTLRVGAVNYLNTKPLIERLTDFAPGIELSLDLPSRLADQLAAGELDVGLIPVVEFFRGDNYTFVPNIAIGSRGPVLSVTLFSKVPWADIRTVALDEGSRTSAALTRIILEKRYSIEPVIQQLPIDTPADDLTTDAVLLIGDRAMRACLPGYRFAYDLGEEWTAWTGLPMVFAVWAVRSGVDLGEAERAFHQAKEYGLANAGLIAQREAPALGLDPGFCRRYMSNVLRYDLGPVELAGMQKYRELAEGVGVLANSGPVAGEGNTLQRRTPGLAAGVR, from the coding sequence ATGTCCACCACACTCCGCGTCGGTGCGGTCAATTACCTGAACACGAAACCGCTGATCGAGCGGCTCACCGACTTCGCGCCCGGGATCGAACTGTCGCTGGACCTGCCGAGCCGCCTGGCGGACCAGCTCGCGGCGGGCGAACTCGATGTCGGGCTGATTCCCGTGGTCGAGTTCTTTCGCGGCGACAACTACACGTTCGTCCCGAACATCGCGATCGGCTCGCGCGGCCCCGTTCTGAGCGTCACGCTCTTTAGCAAGGTGCCGTGGGCAGACATCCGCACGGTCGCGCTCGACGAAGGCTCGCGCACGAGCGCCGCGCTCACGCGGATCATCCTCGAAAAGCGGTACAGCATCGAACCCGTTATTCAGCAGCTTCCAATCGATACTCCCGCAGACGATCTCACCACGGACGCAGTGTTGCTCATCGGCGACCGCGCGATGCGGGCGTGCTTGCCGGGCTACCGCTTCGCCTACGACCTCGGAGAAGAGTGGACCGCGTGGACCGGTTTGCCGATGGTGTTCGCGGTGTGGGCCGTTCGCAGTGGCGTTGATCTGGGCGAAGCCGAGCGCGCGTTCCATCAGGCTAAAGAATACGGCCTCGCGAACGCAGGCCTGATCGCTCAGCGCGAGGCACCCGCACTCGGGCTCGATCCGGGGTTCTGCCGCCGGTACATGAGCAACGTCCTTCGCTACGATCTCGGACCCGTGGAACTGGCCGGGATGCAGAAGTACCGCGAATTGGCCGAAGGGGTTGGTGTTTTGGCGAACTCTGGTCCCGTGGCCGGAGAGGGCAATACCCTCCAACGCCGTACCCCCGGTCTCGCGGCCGGGGTTCGCTAG
- a CDS encoding 2Fe-2S iron-sulfur cluster-binding protein, giving the protein MAGVNPYIQKGPAPKATQPFKVTFVDEATGQSTEVSVDPATFPLGHIGLEGSVLDIADGAGIEINHSCGGVCACSTCHVRIEKGGASCSRATENEEDELDKAPDLSPESRLACQCVPNGTQDLIVLIPKWNRNEVKETPH; this is encoded by the coding sequence ATGGCGGGCGTGAACCCGTATATCCAGAAGGGGCCGGCGCCGAAGGCGACGCAGCCGTTCAAGGTCACGTTCGTGGACGAGGCGACGGGCCAATCGACCGAAGTCTCGGTCGATCCGGCCACGTTCCCACTTGGGCACATCGGTCTGGAAGGCAGCGTTTTGGACATCGCCGACGGCGCGGGCATCGAGATTAACCACTCGTGCGGCGGTGTGTGTGCGTGCTCGACGTGTCACGTGCGCATCGAGAAGGGCGGCGCGAGTTGCTCGCGCGCGACGGAAAACGAGGAAGACGAACTGGACAAGGCCCCGGACTTGTCGCCGGAATCGCGGCTCGCGTGCCAGTGCGTGCCCAACGGCACTCAAGATCTCATCGTACTCATCCCCAAGTGGAACCGGAACGAAGTGAAGGAGACGCCCCACTAG
- the rsmH gene encoding 16S rRNA (cytosine(1402)-N(4))-methyltransferase RsmH produces MSDEPPKKKKKRPFWRKRVRRSTTEGEHKPVLLAEVLAALNPQPGQTIVDCTLGFAGHSLELLQRVSPDGLLISTDLDIGNIEPARAKLEAAGGLFALHHSNFAGLPTVLAMEGVSQVDGVLADLGMSSMQVDDRTRGFSFMRDGPLDMRMDRTRGRTAADLLATLSKDELAVCFSEFGDEPQAEVIAAAIVAQREVKPVERTKELRELIDRAAPVRVNRSPGAPPERRQLLGPATRVFQALRILANRELANLQQLLRVLPTILKPGGVAAIISFHSGEDRLVKAAFRDGLRSGVYEAVSPDAVRSTFDERRANPRSRSAKLRVAKMKA; encoded by the coding sequence ATGTCCGACGAGCCACCCAAGAAAAAGAAGAAGCGTCCGTTTTGGCGGAAGCGCGTCCGGCGCTCCACTACGGAGGGCGAGCACAAGCCAGTTCTGCTTGCGGAGGTGCTCGCTGCGCTGAACCCGCAACCGGGGCAAACGATCGTCGATTGCACGCTCGGCTTCGCGGGTCACTCGCTCGAACTGCTCCAGCGCGTCTCGCCCGACGGGTTGCTCATCTCGACCGACCTCGACATCGGGAACATCGAACCCGCCCGCGCGAAACTCGAAGCCGCTGGCGGGCTGTTCGCGCTACACCACTCCAACTTCGCGGGGCTGCCCACGGTTCTCGCAATGGAGGGCGTGTCGCAGGTCGACGGTGTGCTCGCGGACCTCGGCATGTCGAGTATGCAGGTGGACGACCGCACGCGCGGGTTCTCGTTCATGCGCGACGGCCCGCTCGACATGCGGATGGACCGCACCCGCGGGCGCACCGCAGCGGACTTGCTCGCGACACTCTCAAAAGACGAACTCGCTGTGTGTTTCAGCGAATTCGGCGACGAGCCGCAAGCAGAAGTCATTGCTGCCGCGATCGTCGCCCAGCGCGAAGTGAAGCCGGTCGAACGAACAAAGGAGCTGCGCGAACTGATCGACCGCGCGGCCCCGGTTCGTGTGAATCGCAGTCCGGGCGCGCCGCCCGAGCGGAGACAGTTACTCGGCCCCGCGACGCGGGTCTTTCAGGCGCTCCGCATTCTCGCCAACCGCGAACTCGCGAACCTTCAACAACTGCTGCGCGTGCTACCGACCATCCTGAAGCCGGGCGGGGTGGCGGCGATCATCAGTTTCCACAGTGGGGAAGACCGGCTCGTGAAAGCGGCGTTTCGCGACGGGCTGCGAAGCGGCGTGTACGAAGCCGTCAGCCCGGACGCGGTCCGCTCGACGTTCGACGAGCGCCGGGCTAACCCGCGCTCGCGTTCGGCGAAGTTGCGTGTTGCGAAGATGAAGGCGTGA
- a CDS encoding serine hydrolase: MRWTFATAVFFATLLSARGDEPKPEAADAVMADALKAFQVPGAALVVVRGDQTLVLKGYGYRSIDTKAPVTPDTSFPLASCTKQFTTALLAMLVDDGKLDWDDPVKKHLPDFKLSDPNASALLTVRDLVTHRTGLASHDLLWYRAPWSIDHILKQVPLLPLEYPFRSGYRYNSITFMAAGRIAERCGKEKWEKLVRERLVDPLEMKGVTFTTTEIAKDADRALGHQLNKVGKIERAPTYEMKEPNPSGSMNATARDLVAWLQFHVSDGVAPNGQRLVSSKPLLETRTPQNLMRLEGAAKSPFPDTVQLSYAMGWVVNDYRGLKVVAHGGLIDGFRIQITLVPEKDLGFAVLTNLHDTRMPIAATNTLVDLYCDLKPKDWNAHFRKLVDDEAEAKKATLTARDMARDPNAKPSLPLTALAGEYTHPAYGTATVRFADGKLTATFSAFTYPLEHYERDTFRVTGGRFETELATFTVTDKKVKGLTLSGIEFKTTPPAR; this comes from the coding sequence ATGCGCTGGACCTTCGCGACCGCGGTTTTCTTTGCTACTCTTCTCTCCGCGCGCGGAGACGAGCCGAAACCGGAAGCCGCGGACGCGGTGATGGCCGACGCGCTCAAAGCGTTTCAGGTGCCCGGCGCGGCTCTCGTGGTCGTTCGCGGTGACCAGACGCTCGTCCTGAAGGGCTACGGGTACCGCTCGATCGACACAAAAGCTCCGGTCACACCGGACACATCCTTCCCGCTCGCGTCCTGTACGAAACAGTTCACGACGGCACTTCTGGCGATGCTCGTTGACGACGGGAAACTGGACTGGGACGACCCGGTGAAGAAGCACCTACCAGACTTCAAGCTCTCCGATCCGAACGCGAGCGCGCTACTCACCGTGCGCGATCTCGTGACGCACCGCACCGGACTCGCGAGTCACGACCTGCTGTGGTACCGCGCGCCGTGGAGCATCGACCACATACTCAAGCAAGTTCCACTGCTCCCGCTCGAATACCCGTTCCGGAGCGGCTACCGGTACAACAGTATCACGTTCATGGCGGCCGGGCGCATCGCGGAGCGGTGCGGGAAGGAGAAGTGGGAGAAGCTCGTTCGCGAGCGCCTCGTCGACCCGCTCGAAATGAAGGGCGTGACGTTCACCACAACGGAGATCGCGAAGGACGCCGACCGCGCCCTCGGTCATCAACTCAACAAAGTTGGGAAGATCGAACGGGCGCCGACCTACGAGATGAAAGAGCCGAATCCGTCCGGCTCGATGAACGCGACCGCACGGGATCTCGTCGCGTGGCTCCAGTTTCACGTCTCCGACGGTGTCGCCCCGAACGGCCAGCGGTTGGTTTCGTCCAAGCCGCTCCTCGAAACGCGCACGCCACAAAATCTGATGCGCCTGGAAGGCGCGGCGAAATCCCCGTTTCCGGACACGGTGCAACTCAGCTACGCGATGGGCTGGGTGGTGAACGACTACCGCGGACTGAAGGTTGTGGCCCACGGCGGTTTGATCGACGGGTTCCGCATTCAAATCACGCTCGTTCCGGAAAAGGATTTGGGCTTCGCGGTGCTGACCAACCTGCACGACACGCGAATGCCAATAGCCGCAACGAACACCCTTGTTGATCTGTACTGCGATCTAAAACCCAAAGACTGGAACGCCCACTTCCGCAAGCTGGTCGACGACGAAGCGGAAGCCAAGAAAGCAACTCTGACGGCACGCGACATGGCACGCGACCCAAACGCGAAGCCGTCGCTCCCATTAACGGCCCTCGCGGGCGAATACACGCATCCGGCCTACGGCACCGCGACTGTCCGGTTCGCTGACGGCAAACTCACTGCGACGTTCAGCGCCTTCACGTACCCGCTGGAGCACTACGAACGCGACACGTTCCGCGTCACCGGCGGACGTTTCGAGACGGAACTCGCCACGTTCACCGTGACGGACAAGAAGGTAAAAGGGCTGACGCTGTCGGGGATCGAGTTCAAAACAACTCCACCCGCTCGTTGA